A genomic region of Cyprinus carpio isolate SPL01 chromosome B11, ASM1834038v1, whole genome shotgun sequence contains the following coding sequences:
- the LOC109060889 gene encoding leucine-rich repeat neuronal protein 2-like encodes MKMGQIAIFLLHTHLLLGVGSSLVTQSMPWRVPCPHQCVCQIKPWYSPQSVYREAPTVDCNDLLLIQLPTSLPQETQTLRLQSNLISSVDQSELQGLVNLTELDLSHNSFTSTRNVRITDLPALLSLHMEENQLRHLPEAAFFGLPSLQELYLNHNRLRSISPGAFKGLDKLLRLHLNSNRLVIIDRRWFHALPQLEVLMIGGNPVDTIQDLNFKPLSSLRSLVLAGMGLREISERALEGLQNLESISFYDNHLIKVPKAALQKLPGLKFLDLNKNPIQLVQKGDFRNMLHLKELGLNNMEELISIEHSAMENLPELTKLEITNNPRLSYIHPQAFQKLSSMESLMLNSNALSALHSQTVRSLPSLQEISLHTNPIRCDCLIRWVGADNDKPVRFIEPQSTFCSEPPELKARRVKEVSFREMADSCLPLIAPSTFPSYIEVKHGDNIALHCRALAEPEPSIYWVIPQGVRLTPSSSYGRYQVLTEGTLEIFGVTAEEAGFYTCVAQNLVGADTRSLTLQVEGGDLLRASTQKTEDSFEVQDVKERYALLTWQASRNVPAAHLSWVSNGSLDAHHRHSTRILAGTRKFNLTHLQPGTHYKVCLHMGPNDTSCVHLRTKEVSMPDPLPDLTPAVLLAVSALLLLFAARACHGGASFGWKDHMLELEKPHTTILTQEAKAFMTPTVLVKHLNPDKVLSDSKGEVLRNASLGQDARGLTKEAC; translated from the coding sequence atgaaaatggGACAGATTGCAATATTTCTTCTGCACACGCATCTGCTGCTTGGAGTTGGAAGCTCCCTGGTCACTCAGTCCATGCCCTGGAGAGTGCCCTGCCCTCACCAGTGTGTCTGCCAAATCAAGCCCTGGTACTCTCCCCAGTCTGTGTATAGAGAGGCTCCTACAGTAGACTGCAATGACCTGCTACTTATCCAGCTGCCCACTTCCCTCCCTCAAGAGACACAAACCCTCCGGCTGCAAAGTAACCTCATCAGTTCTGTCGACCAGAGTGAACTCCAGGGCCTTGTCAATCTGACAGAGTTGGATCTCTCCCATAACAGCTTTACCAGTACTCGCAACGTGAGGATAACTGACCTGCCAGCTCTTCTCAGCCTACACATGGAGGAAAACCAGCTGAGACACCTCCCAGAAGCAGCTTTCTTTGGTCTCCCTAGCTTGCAGGAGTTGTACCTCAATCACAACAGGCTTCGAAGCATCTCCCCTGGGGCCTTCAAGGGTCTGGATAAACTTCTAAGACTTCATCTCAACTCTAATCGATTGGTTATAATTGATCGTCGCTGGTTCCATGCTTTGCCACAATTGGAGGTTCTCATGATTGGTGGAAACCCTGTGGACACTATTCAGGACCTAAATTTTAAACCGCTGAGCTCTTTGCGCAGTCTAGTCCTGGCAGGCATGGGCTTGCGTGAGATCTCAGAGCGAGCTTTAGAGGGGCTTCAAAATTTGGAGAGCATTAGCTTTTATGATAACCATCTAATAAAAGTTCCAAAAGCGGCATTGCAAAAGTTGCCAGGTCTAAAGTTCCTTGACTTGAACAAGAATCCCATTCAGCTAGTGCAGAAGGGAGACTTTCGAAATATGCTTCACCTGAAAGAGCTTGGCTTAAACAACATGGAAGAGCTGATCTCTATTGAGCACTCAGCAATGGAAAACTTGCCTGAACTGACCAAACTGGAGATCACAAACAATCCTCGACTCTCCTATATCCACCCTCAGGCCTTCCAAAAGTTGTCAAGTATGGAAAGTCTAATGCTGAACAGTAATGCCTTGAGTGCCCTGCATAGCCAGACAGTAAGGTCACTGCCCAGCCTTCAGGAAATCAGCTTGCACACCAATCCCATTCGCTGTGACTGCCTGATCCGCTGGGTGGGAGCCGACAATGACAAGCCGGTCCGTTTCATTGAGCCTCAATCCACATTCTGCTCTGAGCCTCCTGAGCTGAAAGCCAGACGAGTTAAAGAAGTCTCATTCAGAGAGATGGCAGACAGCTGCCTGCCCTTGATTGCCCCAAGCACATTCCCCTCTTACATTGAAGTCAAACATGGAGACAACATAGCTTTGCACTGTCGGGCACTGGCAGAGCCAGAGCCAAGTATCTACTGGGTCATTCCCCAAGGTGTGAGACTGACTCCATCCAGCAGCTACGGGCGTTATCAGGTCCTCACAGAAGGCACGTTAGAGATTTTTGGAGTCACTGCTGAAGAGGCCGGTTTCTACACTTGTGTCGCGCAGAACCTAGTGGGAGCTGATACTAGAAGTTTGACTCTACAGGTGGAGGGAGGTGACCTGCTTCGTGCAAGTACTCAAAAGACAGAGGACAGCTTTGAAGTTCAGGATGTCAAAGAAAGGTATGCCTTACTAACCTGGCAAGCAAGCCGTAACGTCCCTGCTGCACATTTATCATGGGTATCCAACGGCAGTCTGGATGCCCATCATAGGCACAGCACTCGAATTTTAGCTGGCACCAGGAAATTCAACCTCACCCATCTGCAACCAGGCACTCATTACAAAGTTTGTCTACACATGGGGCCAAATGACACCTCATGTGTCCATCTAAGGACCAAGGAGGTATCCATGCCAGATCCTTTACCAGACCTAACCCCAGCAGTCCTGCTGGCAGTTTCAGCTCTGCTCCTTTTATTTGCGGCCAGAGCATGTCATGGGGGAGCCTCATTTGGTTGGAAAGACCACATGCTGGAGCTTGAGAAACCCCACACCACCATTCTGACCCAGGAGGCGAAGGCTTTCATGACTCCTACAGTACTAGTAAAGCACCTGAATCCAGACAAAGTCCTATCAGACAGCAAAGGGGAAGTCCTCAGAAATGCTTCACTGGGGCAAGATGCTCGGGGGCTAACAAAAGAGGCATGCTGA